In one window of Nitrospiraceae bacterium DNA:
- the flhF gene encoding flagellar biosynthesis protein FlhF: MNVRTFHVRSMHDAIREIKDTLGPDAVILSTKRVRSWGNGFGLLGGTMLEVVAASDEEALAADLSMAEAEATEVGSGLRSDAGSAAQKTNFEQTLHGAMTESVAPRQPRPTPPASGQVRKTQEVPARSAVLKPLGRGVDTFERVYEDLLSHGVEAGTADQCLRELQSTLVEPGQTGRTSSLQLLRTVLLSRISTVGPLLSAGGEQKVALFVGPSGVGKTSTIAKLATHYGLVEQRSVGLITMDTFRPAAVEQLRLYAEVLGIELSVAGTAEQVRAAIEEHREAELILIDTPGFVPYQSLADQRWRGVIGLGYPLEIHLVMSAGTRVPDLVAMASNCIDLPALRLLFTKLDETRGYGGIFETTHRTGLPLSYWGIGQRVPDDLVQAHVDRLGDLLLGGSLRAPGMIGLGQGEGQPDAGLVFGSKGR; the protein is encoded by the coding sequence ATGAACGTCAGGACCTTCCACGTCAGGTCGATGCACGATGCGATCCGCGAGATCAAGGACACGCTCGGACCGGACGCGGTCATTCTGTCGACGAAGCGGGTTCGGTCATGGGGCAACGGCTTCGGTCTCCTGGGCGGCACCATGCTGGAGGTTGTGGCGGCCAGCGATGAGGAGGCTTTGGCGGCCGACCTGTCCATGGCGGAGGCTGAGGCAACTGAAGTCGGCAGCGGACTTCGAAGCGATGCCGGGTCCGCCGCCCAGAAGACGAATTTCGAGCAGACCTTGCATGGAGCCATGACGGAAAGTGTGGCGCCGCGCCAGCCTCGTCCCACGCCTCCGGCGAGCGGTCAGGTTCGCAAGACCCAGGAGGTTCCCGCCAGGAGTGCCGTGCTGAAGCCGTTGGGCCGCGGCGTCGACACGTTCGAGCGGGTCTATGAGGATCTTTTGTCGCATGGCGTCGAGGCTGGAACGGCGGACCAATGCCTCCGGGAACTCCAGTCCACGTTGGTGGAACCGGGGCAAACCGGGAGGACGTCGTCGCTCCAACTGCTGCGCACGGTGTTGCTGTCTCGGATTTCGACGGTGGGTCCGCTGCTTTCGGCCGGCGGAGAGCAGAAAGTAGCCCTGTTCGTCGGACCAAGCGGCGTCGGCAAGACCTCGACGATCGCAAAATTGGCCACTCACTATGGGCTGGTGGAACAGCGCAGCGTGGGCCTGATCACGATGGATACCTTCCGGCCGGCGGCCGTCGAACAGTTGCGCCTCTATGCGGAGGTGCTCGGGATTGAATTGTCTGTGGCGGGGACGGCGGAGCAGGTGCGGGCGGCGATTGAAGAACATCGAGAGGCGGAACTCATTCTCATCGATACCCCCGGGTTCGTGCCTTACCAGTCCTTGGCGGACCAACGGTGGCGTGGAGTGATCGGTCTCGGATATCCGCTCGAAATCCATCTGGTGATGTCGGCCGGGACCAGGGTGCCCGATCTCGTCGCCATGGCGTCGAACTGCATCGATCTTCCGGCTTTGCGATTGCTGTTTACGAAGCTGGATGAGACCAGGGGATACGGCGGAATTTTCGAAACGACCCATCGGACGGGTCTGCCGCTGTCCTATTGGGGAATCGGGCAGCGGGTACCGGACGATCTGGTTCAGGCGCACGTCGATCGTTTAGGCGATCTTCTGCTCGGCGGTTCCCTGCGGGCACCCGGCATGATTGGGTTGGGGCAGGGCGAAGGACAACCGGATGCCGGCCTGGTATTCGGGAGCAAGGGGCGATAA
- the flhB gene encoding flagellar biosynthesis protein FlhB, whose translation MAENAADRTEQATPKRKADARRKGQIAFSRDAMMAVGLLGSLGALSWFAPALVENLKGALQGWLLKAMQESSQRALTLDHVHLILRQIGLDVFMILAPLIGGIAVIGISANVMQTGLLWRQDAMSLDFSRINPLSGFSRLFSFRAVTELMKSWIKIFAIGGMGYLAIRGDLDQLPALSQYGVQPLLLTVGSELMKASLMMGGAAAAIGAMDYAYQRYEWERSLRMSKEEIKEEHRSAEGDPQLRSKVRSMQKELARKRMMAAVPKADVIVTNPTHLAVALRYDPKTMGAPVVVAKGAGFVAEKIREIGRHHGVMIVENKLVARTLYKLVEVGHQVPEDLYRAVAEILAFVYRVRGKLPQA comes from the coding sequence ATGGCTGAAAACGCAGCGGATCGTACAGAACAGGCAACACCCAAACGGAAAGCGGATGCGCGCCGCAAGGGACAGATCGCGTTCAGCCGCGATGCGATGATGGCGGTCGGCCTCCTGGGCAGCCTCGGGGCCCTGTCCTGGTTTGCGCCCGCGCTGGTGGAGAACCTCAAGGGCGCCTTGCAAGGGTGGTTGCTGAAGGCGATGCAGGAGTCCTCTCAGCGCGCATTGACTTTGGACCATGTGCATCTCATCCTGCGCCAGATCGGCCTGGATGTCTTCATGATTCTGGCGCCGCTCATCGGCGGGATCGCGGTGATCGGCATCAGCGCCAACGTCATGCAGACAGGGCTGTTGTGGCGTCAGGACGCCATGTCCCTGGATTTCTCCCGCATCAATCCGCTCTCGGGTTTCTCCCGCCTCTTCTCGTTCCGCGCCGTCACCGAACTGATGAAATCATGGATCAAGATTTTCGCCATCGGCGGCATGGGCTACTTGGCGATCCGGGGTGACCTCGACCAGCTTCCGGCTTTGAGCCAGTACGGCGTGCAGCCGCTCCTGCTCACCGTCGGCAGCGAACTCATGAAAGCGTCCCTGATGATGGGTGGGGCTGCAGCGGCCATCGGTGCGATGGACTACGCCTACCAGCGCTACGAATGGGAGCGCAGCCTGCGGATGTCAAAAGAAGAGATCAAGGAAGAACACCGGTCGGCGGAGGGTGATCCGCAACTCCGGTCCAAAGTGCGTTCGATGCAAAAAGAACTGGCTCGGAAACGCATGATGGCGGCGGTGCCCAAAGCCGACGTGATCGTCACCAACCCGACTCACCTGGCGGTGGCGCTTCGATACGATCCCAAGACGATGGGAGCGCCGGTCGTGGTGGCGAAGGGCGCCGGGTTCGTGGCTGAAAAGATCCGGGAGATCGGCCGCCACCATGGCGTGATGATCGTGGAAAACAAGCTGGTCGCCAGGACCCTCTATAAGCTGGTGGAGGTCGGGCATCAGGTGCCGGAAGATCTCTACCGCGCGGTCGCCGAGATCCTGGCGTTCGTGTATCGCGTGCGCGGAAAACTGCCGCAAGCGTAA
- the flhA gene encoding flagellar biosynthesis protein FlhA — translation MAAENKSIPSTSIIKHPDILMSVGVVAMLMVMLLPLPRFFLDLLLSFNITLSIIILLVGMQVRRPLEFSVFPSILLMVTLLRLSLNIASTRLILLHGSEGVAAAGEVIRAFGNFVVGGNYTVGLIVFLILVIINFVVITKGAGRVAEVSARFTLDAMPGKQMSIDADLNAGLINESEARHRRKQIAEEADFYGAMDGASKFVRGDAVAAIVITAVNILGGLTIGVLQQGMTLAAAAQTYTLLTVGEGLVAQVPALIVSTATGIVITRAASEVDLGFEITRQVLISPKAVGTAAGILLALGLVPGLPHVAFLMLGGTAAYVAYLLNERQKAEEAPAAQPAPTAKTEEATPQVVPLDLMEVQVGYGLIGLVEAASGGGLLERIKGLRRQFAEQMGFILPPIHIRDNLQLRPNEYAVLLKGVEIAKSEVMPAHVLAIDPGTAQRGAVHGLPTKEPAFGLPALWVPEQAREQAQMAGYTVVDPGAAIATHLSELIKRHAHELLGRQEAQSLLDQLAKIHPKLVEEVIPGMIPLGSLVRILAQLLREGVPIRDLRSIMETIADHATTTKDPEILTEVARQSLGRTITRQYLAPDGTLPIIGLDPRLDRTLADQANSAPQGTQWAPDPQISQKLVAALKQAAERMVGRGHQPVILCSPSLRRHLRKLTDRILHSVPVLGLNEVDSVIRLQALETVRLDLEVVESRSLA, via the coding sequence ATGGCTGCAGAGAACAAGTCCATACCGAGTACGTCGATCATCAAGCACCCGGACATTCTAATGTCAGTCGGTGTCGTGGCCATGCTGATGGTCATGCTGTTGCCCCTGCCGCGGTTCTTTCTCGACCTTCTGCTCAGCTTCAACATCACACTCTCGATCATCATTCTGCTCGTGGGTATGCAGGTGCGGAGGCCGCTCGAGTTTTCGGTCTTCCCGTCCATTCTGCTGATGGTAACCCTGCTGCGGTTGTCGCTCAACATCGCATCGACGCGGCTGATTCTCCTGCACGGCTCGGAGGGTGTCGCCGCGGCCGGCGAAGTCATTCGAGCTTTCGGAAATTTCGTGGTCGGCGGGAATTATACCGTCGGTCTGATCGTCTTTCTGATTCTGGTCATCATCAACTTCGTCGTGATCACCAAAGGTGCCGGGCGCGTGGCCGAAGTGTCCGCCCGGTTCACCTTGGACGCCATGCCCGGCAAGCAGATGAGCATCGATGCCGATCTCAATGCCGGTTTGATCAACGAGTCGGAGGCGCGGCACCGGCGGAAGCAGATTGCGGAGGAAGCGGATTTCTACGGCGCCATGGACGGTGCGAGCAAGTTTGTGCGCGGTGATGCGGTGGCGGCCATCGTGATTACCGCCGTCAACATCCTTGGTGGCTTGACCATCGGTGTGCTCCAGCAAGGAATGACGTTGGCTGCGGCGGCGCAAACCTACACGCTGTTGACGGTCGGTGAGGGGTTGGTGGCGCAGGTGCCGGCTCTGATCGTGTCTACGGCAACCGGTATCGTGATCACTCGCGCGGCCTCCGAAGTCGATCTCGGATTCGAAATCACCAGGCAGGTCTTGATTTCGCCCAAAGCCGTCGGGACGGCGGCCGGGATTCTCTTGGCCTTGGGACTGGTACCGGGTCTTCCACATGTCGCGTTCTTGATGCTCGGCGGCACCGCAGCCTACGTCGCGTATCTGCTCAACGAGCGACAGAAAGCGGAGGAGGCCCCTGCGGCGCAGCCGGCTCCGACCGCCAAGACCGAGGAAGCCACGCCGCAGGTCGTTCCGCTGGATCTGATGGAAGTGCAGGTGGGCTATGGATTGATCGGCTTGGTGGAGGCTGCAAGCGGAGGCGGATTGTTGGAGCGCATTAAGGGCTTGCGACGACAATTTGCCGAACAGATGGGATTTATTTTGCCGCCGATCCACATTCGGGACAACCTTCAACTCAGGCCGAACGAGTACGCGGTTCTCCTGAAGGGTGTGGAGATCGCCAAATCGGAAGTGATGCCGGCCCACGTCTTGGCGATCGACCCGGGAACGGCGCAACGCGGAGCCGTACACGGGCTGCCGACCAAGGAGCCTGCCTTCGGGTTGCCGGCGCTCTGGGTACCGGAGCAAGCGCGGGAACAGGCGCAGATGGCGGGTTACACGGTGGTGGATCCTGGCGCCGCTATCGCCACGCACCTCTCGGAACTGATCAAGCGGCATGCGCATGAATTGCTCGGTCGTCAGGAGGCGCAGTCGCTGTTGGATCAACTGGCGAAGATCCATCCGAAGCTGGTCGAGGAAGTGATTCCGGGAATGATTCCTCTGGGATCACTGGTTCGAATTCTGGCGCAGCTCTTGCGAGAAGGTGTGCCCATTCGCGATTTGCGTTCGATTATGGAAACGATTGCAGACCACGCGACGACCACGAAGGACCCGGAAATTTTGACCGAGGTGGCACGTCAGAGCCTGGGACGGACGATTACCCGGCAATATCTTGCGCCCGACGGCACGCTACCGATCATCGGGCTCGATCCCCGGCTGGATCGGACTTTGGCGGACCAAGCCAATTCGGCCCCGCAGGGTACGCAGTGGGCACCGGACCCGCAGATATCGCAAAAACTGGTGGCGGCGCTCAAGCAGGCGGCCGAACGCATGGTCGGCCGTGGGCATCAACCGGTCATCCTCTGTTCACCCTCGCTCAGGCGGCATCTTCGGAAACTGACGGACCGCATCCTCCATTCGGTGCCGGTGCTCGGTCTGAACGAGGTCGACAGCGTCATTCGTCTCCAGGCGCTGGAGACCGTTCGGCTCGACCTTGAAGTGGTTGAGAGCAGGAGCTTGGCATGA